From a single Vibrio tubiashii genomic region:
- a CDS encoding NCS2 family permease, giving the protein MSLESTLKAQSQSGVLNSVFKIAERKTTLGTELYAGFITFLAMSYILAVNPAILGGIPGMDKGAVFTATALAAAIATFIMGVWGNYPVMLAPGMSMNGFFKGMLLSGSVALVWNEALFGIFLSGVLYLLLSLTNIRKSLIESIPNDLKNAITVSLGLFIAFLGLKNAGIIVENKFVLVGMGNITDPQVIIAYISIFIALGCMVRDIKLATFISFVSAILLTVIADMVMGTSNAPIPEQIVTAPPSMASTFGAVFDFSGLTADKMFDLLFVVVIFLIVDFFDGMSTIVGVGRDAGIIDKDGKVPNARSALVADAGGTVIGSVLGTTSITAFSESGIASSQGAKTGLAAVVVSGLFLVSLFLYPLFSIFSAAMVAPAMVVVGIYMIGRLGQIDWEKKESRIASFFTIMFTVLSFSPANGMAMGFISYAFTMVVAGKGKQVHPVIYALSAIFLAYLLLL; this is encoded by the coding sequence GTGAGTCTCGAATCAACTCTAAAAGCCCAGAGTCAGTCTGGTGTGCTGAATTCAGTATTTAAAATTGCTGAGCGTAAAACAACCTTAGGTACCGAGCTATACGCTGGCTTTATTACCTTTTTAGCAATGAGCTATATTTTGGCGGTTAACCCTGCCATTTTGGGCGGTATTCCTGGGATGGATAAAGGCGCAGTCTTTACAGCAACAGCACTGGCTGCGGCAATCGCGACTTTCATTATGGGTGTTTGGGGTAATTACCCAGTTATGCTTGCGCCTGGCATGAGTATGAATGGTTTCTTTAAAGGGATGCTACTCAGCGGCTCGGTTGCGCTCGTGTGGAACGAAGCCCTATTTGGCATCTTTTTATCAGGTGTGCTTTATCTGCTCCTCTCCCTGACCAATATTCGTAAATCCTTGATAGAGTCGATTCCTAACGATCTGAAGAACGCCATCACAGTATCGCTTGGTCTGTTTATCGCCTTTTTAGGTTTAAAGAACGCGGGCATCATCGTTGAGAACAAGTTTGTTTTGGTCGGTATGGGTAATATCACTGACCCTCAAGTCATCATTGCCTACATCAGTATTTTTATTGCCTTGGGCTGTATGGTTCGTGACATCAAGCTGGCGACCTTTATCTCGTTTGTCAGTGCGATATTACTAACTGTTATCGCTGATATGGTGATGGGAACAAGCAATGCACCAATCCCTGAGCAAATCGTGACGGCACCGCCAAGCATGGCGAGTACGTTTGGTGCCGTGTTTGATTTCTCTGGTTTAACTGCAGACAAGATGTTCGATCTGCTGTTTGTTGTGGTTATTTTTCTGATTGTCGATTTCTTTGATGGCATGAGCACTATAGTGGGTGTTGGCCGTGATGCAGGTATTATCGACAAAGATGGCAAAGTACCTAACGCTCGATCTGCTCTGGTAGCTGATGCAGGGGGAACTGTGATTGGCTCGGTTCTTGGTACAACCTCGATTACTGCGTTCTCTGAGTCGGGTATTGCTTCGTCTCAAGGTGCGAAAACAGGTCTAGCGGCGGTTGTGGTGTCGGGTTTGTTCCTTGTTTCACTGTTTTTGTACCCTCTGTTCTCTATTTTCTCGGCGGCTATGGTTGCTCCGGCTATGGTCGTGGTGGGCATCTACATGATAGGTCGCTTAGGCCAGATTGACTGGGAGAAGAAAGAGTCTCGCATTGCTTCATTCTTTACCATTATGTTCACCGTGCTGAGCTTTTCGCCTGCCAATGGTATGGCGATGGGCTTTATCAGCTATGCCTTCACTATGGTTGTCGCGGGTAAAGGTAAGCAGGTTCACCCAGTGATTTACGCTCTGTCTGCTATTTTCTTAGCCTACTTGCTGCTACTGTAA
- a CDS encoding phosphate-starvation-inducible protein PsiE: protein MPSHLPQSFSKPFLKIFHALEAVLLVAITLATLYAMVEEFLHVFTEKRVLLTDILLMFIYLEVLAMVKQFVMNGKIPVRYPIYIAMMAIARYITLGMKEMDATLVVWLSVAALILAVATMVIRFGHHYWPYVDRNTLEKDE, encoded by the coding sequence ATGCCTTCTCACTTACCTCAGTCGTTTAGTAAACCGTTTCTCAAGATCTTTCACGCTCTAGAGGCAGTGCTCTTGGTGGCGATTACGCTCGCTACTTTGTACGCCATGGTTGAAGAGTTTTTGCATGTGTTTACTGAGAAGCGTGTTCTTCTTACCGATATTCTGCTGATGTTTATCTATCTCGAAGTGCTTGCCATGGTTAAGCAGTTTGTGATGAACGGTAAGATTCCAGTGAGATACCCGATCTATATCGCCATGATGGCCATTGCTCGTTACATCACTTTAGGAATGAAAGAGATGGATGCGACCCTAGTGGTGTGGTTGTCTGTCGCGGCATTGATTCTAGCCGTTGCTACTATGGTGATTCGATTTGGGCACCATTACTGGCCTTACGTGGATAGAAACACCTTAGAGAAAGATGAGTAG
- a CDS encoding winged helix-turn-helix domain-containing protein, whose amino-acid sequence MASSPCYILQLNVPIRFYPQRNHLVIDEQEVHLEPLQARLLNYLIDCKGQVVSTQQIAESVWQRSHVSDNLVRQVISQLRSHLQDNSRPYQVIQTIPKQGYLFDIRVTQEDEPTPDASVEGLEVSNASIKAPAKNKRGIYLALASICLAVLATLLLVTNKQIQLNTNPTEIQTQTIPVYIHELTLDSSQDYPMAESVFNYLFYGLNSARSITGYHFSQLAQQDQENLVRQGVEIKGWIKHVEQDYLLTLIVQNHQHPELNHKIEQTFNEGSFFDAIGDVVLEVKAVVAPNTADYQAANHRVTSIENFDDWKAISAGISLFYQGKGGEAFKPITKQLQQIQQQGRDNYLVNALLSYAASLDYLEGQNQKSQSQSLVLAKQAFEMNPRCDIANLTLGLALLINNQHDQSYPYLFYAAESTPSPISYYLLSVTEQSANNPKSSQYNYQRFESLQKENKGQLFDLIESSQKANLF is encoded by the coding sequence ATGGCCTCGTCTCCTTGCTATATCTTGCAACTGAATGTCCCTATCAGGTTCTACCCTCAACGAAATCACTTGGTGATTGACGAGCAAGAGGTTCATTTAGAGCCACTGCAGGCTCGGCTACTTAACTACTTAATCGACTGCAAAGGTCAGGTGGTCAGCACTCAACAAATCGCTGAATCCGTTTGGCAGCGTAGCCACGTCTCGGACAATCTAGTTAGGCAGGTCATTAGCCAGTTGAGAAGTCACTTACAAGATAACTCTCGGCCATACCAAGTGATTCAAACCATTCCAAAGCAGGGCTATCTTTTTGATATCAGGGTTACTCAAGAGGATGAGCCTACACCAGATGCGTCGGTTGAAGGTCTAGAGGTATCTAATGCCAGCATAAAGGCGCCTGCCAAGAATAAACGGGGAATCTACCTCGCTCTCGCAAGTATCTGTTTAGCTGTACTGGCAACTCTACTGCTCGTCACCAACAAGCAAATACAACTCAATACCAACCCTACAGAGATACAAACACAGACCATTCCCGTTTATATCCACGAACTGACACTGGATTCGAGCCAAGATTACCCCATGGCTGAGAGCGTGTTTAATTACCTGTTTTATGGATTAAATTCAGCACGCAGTATTACCGGCTATCATTTCTCTCAGTTAGCTCAGCAAGATCAAGAAAACTTGGTGCGACAAGGGGTTGAAATTAAAGGTTGGATAAAACATGTAGAGCAAGACTACCTTCTCACCTTAATCGTTCAAAACCACCAACACCCTGAACTCAATCATAAAATCGAGCAGACATTTAATGAAGGCTCATTCTTTGATGCCATTGGTGATGTGGTGCTAGAGGTTAAAGCTGTCGTTGCTCCAAATACAGCTGACTATCAAGCGGCAAATCATCGAGTTACCTCAATCGAAAACTTTGATGACTGGAAAGCGATCTCAGCTGGGATTTCCCTCTTTTATCAAGGTAAAGGAGGGGAGGCTTTCAAGCCTATCACGAAGCAACTTCAACAGATTCAGCAACAAGGCCGTGACAACTACTTGGTCAATGCTCTGTTGTCATATGCGGCTTCTCTCGACTATCTAGAAGGTCAAAACCAGAAGAGTCAATCACAGTCACTCGTCTTGGCTAAACAAGCATTTGAGATGAATCCGCGCTGCGACATCGCCAATCTGACGCTGGGTTTGGCGCTACTGATCAACAACCAGCACGATCAGTCATACCCTTACCTCTTTTACGCTGCTGAAAGCACCCCGAGCCCGATCAGTTACTATCTGCTTAGTGTTACCGAGCAAAGTGCAAACAACCCTAAAAGCTCGCAATACAACTACCAGCGTTTTGAAAGCCTACAGAAAGAGAACAAAGGACAACTGTTTGATCTTATTGAATCTTCACAAAAAGCAAACCTCTTCTAA
- a CDS encoding YicC/YloC family endoribonuclease encodes MIYSMTAYARKEVKGDWGTAVWEIRSVNQRYLETYFRLPEQFRGLEPVLRERFRKRLARGKVECALRFEANPAAKGELSINENLAQQVINAANQVMQMTGEESRLNPFQVMNWPGVMETSEQDMDAVNKDLLGAFDEAVSEFIEARGREGENMKALIVQRLDAITDEVVKVRARMPEILEWQRERLFSKFEEAKIELDSSRVEQELILLAQKSDVAEELDRLDSHVKEATNILKKGGACGRRLDFMMQEFNRESNTLASKSISTDITASGVELKVLIEQMREQIQNIE; translated from the coding sequence ATGATCTACAGTATGACAGCCTACGCTCGTAAAGAAGTCAAAGGTGATTGGGGCACCGCCGTATGGGAAATCCGTAGCGTAAACCAACGCTACCTTGAAACCTACTTCCGCTTGCCAGAGCAGTTCCGTGGCCTAGAACCCGTGCTACGCGAGCGTTTTCGTAAACGTCTTGCGCGCGGCAAAGTGGAATGTGCACTGCGCTTTGAAGCTAACCCAGCTGCGAAAGGCGAGTTAAGCATCAACGAAAATCTAGCACAGCAAGTGATCAACGCCGCTAACCAAGTAATGCAGATGACGGGCGAAGAAAGCCGTCTTAATCCATTCCAAGTCATGAACTGGCCGGGTGTTATGGAAACCTCTGAGCAAGATATGGATGCAGTAAACAAAGACCTGCTAGGTGCATTTGACGAAGCTGTGAGCGAATTTATTGAAGCGCGTGGCCGTGAAGGTGAAAACATGAAGGCGCTTATCGTCCAGCGCTTAGATGCGATCACTGACGAAGTAGTTAAAGTACGTGCGCGAATGCCTGAAATTTTAGAGTGGCAGCGTGAGCGTCTGTTCTCGAAGTTTGAAGAAGCGAAAATTGAGCTTGATTCATCGCGCGTTGAGCAAGAGCTGATCCTTCTAGCACAAAAATCTGACGTAGCAGAAGAGCTAGACCGCCTAGACTCGCATGTAAAAGAAGCAACTAACATCCTGAAGAAAGGTGGCGCTTGTGGCCGCCGTCTAGACTTCATGATGCAAGAGTTCAACCGTGAATCAAACACACTAGCGTCTAAATCAATCAGCACAGATATCACTGCGTCAGGCGTTGAGCTGAAAGTTCTAATTGAACAGATGCGCGAGCAGATCCAGAACATCGAGTAA
- the rph gene encoding ribonuclease PH, protein MRPNDRKADQVRPIKITRNYTAYAEGSVLVEFGNTKVLCNATVEENVPRWLKGQGKGWVTAEYGMLPRSTHSRMRREAASGKQGGRTMEIQRLIARSLRAVVDLEAMGEIMVTVDCDVIQADGGTRTASISGASVAMADAFQHLVEKGKLKANPMKGHVAAVSVGILGEDILCDLEYTEDSAADTDMNVVMTEDGRMIEVQGTAEGEPFTHAELMKLLESATKGITEIVAAQKAALEN, encoded by the coding sequence ATGCGTCCAAACGATCGCAAGGCGGATCAAGTTCGCCCAATCAAAATTACTCGTAACTACACTGCGTATGCAGAAGGCTCTGTGCTTGTTGAATTCGGCAACACGAAAGTGCTGTGTAATGCGACCGTTGAAGAAAACGTACCACGTTGGCTAAAAGGTCAGGGTAAAGGCTGGGTAACGGCTGAGTACGGCATGCTACCGCGTTCGACTCACTCACGTATGCGTCGTGAAGCAGCAAGCGGCAAACAAGGTGGTCGTACGATGGAAATTCAGCGTCTGATTGCTCGTAGCTTACGTGCGGTAGTTGACCTAGAAGCAATGGGCGAAATCATGGTGACCGTTGACTGTGACGTGATTCAGGCAGACGGCGGTACACGTACAGCATCTATTTCGGGTGCAAGCGTAGCAATGGCGGATGCATTCCAACACTTAGTAGAGAAAGGCAAGCTAAAAGCGAATCCTATGAAAGGTCACGTAGCGGCTGTTTCCGTGGGCATTCTAGGTGAAGATATTCTGTGTGACCTTGAGTACACAGAAGATTCAGCAGCTGATACCGATATGAATGTTGTGATGACGGAAGATGGTCGCATGATCGAAGTTCAAGGCACGGCAGAGGGCGAACCCTTCACTCACGCTGAGCTGATGAAGCTACTGGAGTCGGCGACCAAAGGTATTACCGAAATTGTAGCGGCGCAGAAAGCGGCGTTAGAAAATTGA
- the pyrE gene encoding orotate phosphoribosyltransferase produces MKAYQREFIEFALEKEVLKFGEFTLKSGRKSPYFFNAGLFNTGRDLARLGRFYAAALADSGIEFDVLFGPAYKGIPIATTTAVALADHHDVDTPYCFNRKEAKDHGEGGNLVGSALEGRIMLVDDVITAGTAIRESMEIIKANGADLAGVLVAIDRQEKGKGELSAIQEVERDFGCAIISIVSLTDLVTFLEEKGTDAEHLEAVKAYRAQYGI; encoded by the coding sequence ATGAAAGCATACCAGCGTGAATTTATTGAGTTTGCACTAGAGAAAGAAGTCCTAAAATTTGGCGAGTTTACTTTAAAGTCTGGCCGTAAGAGCCCGTACTTCTTTAACGCTGGTCTTTTCAATACTGGTCGTGACTTAGCGCGTCTAGGTCGCTTCTACGCAGCAGCGCTAGCGGATTCTGGCATTGAATTCGACGTTCTGTTTGGCCCTGCGTACAAAGGTATTCCAATCGCGACTACTACAGCGGTTGCACTGGCTGATCATCACGATGTAGATACGCCTTACTGCTTTAACCGTAAAGAAGCGAAAGACCACGGTGAAGGCGGTAACCTAGTCGGTAGCGCGCTAGAAGGTCGTATCATGCTGGTGGATGATGTGATTACCGCAGGTACGGCTATTCGTGAATCAATGGAAATCATTAAAGCCAACGGCGCGGATCTAGCGGGTGTGTTGGTTGCTATTGACCGCCAAGAGAAAGGTAAAGGCGAGCTGTCGGCGATTCAAGAAGTCGAGCGCGACTTTGGCTGCGCGATTATTTCAATTGTAAGCCTGACTGACCTAGTCACTTTCCTAGAGGAGAAAGGTACTGACGCAGAGCACCTGGAAGCAGTAAAAGCGTACCGCGCTCAATACGGCATCTAA
- the lpxM gene encoding lauroyl-Kdo(2)-lipid IV(A) myristoyltransferase (LpxM is lauroyl-Kdo(2)-lipid IV(A) myristoyltransferase, an enzyme characterized in Escherichia coli and involved in biosynthesis of the form of lipid A found in that species and some closely related species.) → MSTNEKNSIDKHLHNPTFEWSFLHPKHWGTWIGILFAGLFAFIPYRLRDTLARKLSVFAVRKNGRVVRRARVNLRYCFPEKSEQERQEILEETFVKATQYLLGYSEFLVRSTKHNQSRGVMIGEENILPLLDAGENVIILAPHAWAVDYPAVMLAAKGYKVTTIMKPQRNPIGDWLMHVQRMQYGGRIFAREAGVKPFVRSIKDGYLGYWLPDEDFGAANSVFVPFFGTEKATLKGFGKMARLSKAKVVPVLPAYNDKTGKYEVHILPALENFPTGNEETDARAMNQAIEDLVRPHPEQYMWNLSLLKTQRDGREIYDNSHYGDRDDIES, encoded by the coding sequence ATGAGCACCAATGAAAAAAACAGCATAGACAAACACCTGCACAACCCAACTTTTGAGTGGTCTTTCCTCCACCCTAAACATTGGGGCACTTGGATAGGTATCTTGTTTGCTGGGTTATTTGCTTTTATTCCATATCGCTTGCGTGACACGCTTGCACGCAAGTTATCCGTCTTTGCCGTGCGCAAAAATGGTCGTGTGGTGCGACGAGCTCGCGTCAACCTAAGATACTGTTTCCCTGAAAAGTCTGAGCAAGAACGTCAAGAGATCCTTGAAGAGACTTTCGTCAAGGCTACGCAATACCTGTTGGGTTACTCTGAATTTTTAGTGCGCTCAACCAAACACAACCAAAGCCGTGGCGTAATGATCGGTGAGGAAAACATCTTACCGCTGCTAGATGCTGGTGAGAACGTAATCATCCTAGCGCCTCATGCGTGGGCGGTTGACTACCCTGCCGTTATGCTTGCCGCGAAAGGTTATAAAGTCACCACCATTATGAAGCCACAGCGCAATCCAATTGGTGACTGGCTAATGCATGTTCAGCGCATGCAGTATGGTGGTCGTATCTTTGCCCGTGAAGCAGGGGTAAAACCTTTTGTGCGCTCAATTAAGGACGGTTATCTAGGTTATTGGTTACCAGACGAAGACTTTGGCGCTGCCAACTCTGTGTTTGTTCCTTTCTTTGGTACAGAGAAAGCCACACTAAAAGGTTTCGGTAAGATGGCTCGCCTATCTAAAGCAAAAGTCGTCCCTGTTCTGCCTGCCTACAACGATAAAACCGGTAAGTATGAAGTGCACATCTTACCTGCGCTTGAAAACTTCCCAACAGGCAATGAAGAGACCGATGCTCGTGCGATGAACCAAGCGATTGAAGATTTGGTTCGTCCACATCCAGAGCAATATATGTGGAACCTTTCTCTGCTAAAAACCCAACGCGATGGTCGTGAGATTTACGATAACTCACACTATGGCGATCGGGATGATATAGAGAGCTAG
- a CDS encoding Kdo(2)-lipid IV(A) acyltransferase has product MSKDKYNQPPPFTLSLLHPRNWGVWLGFGLLALIVNVLPYPLLLRLGQSIGRLGMRFGKSRVHVARRNFELAFPDMSQSEIDKSVAENFKNTGMALIETGITWFWPTWRFKRILQTKDVEELKRLDKEGKGVLLCCVHALNLEITARAFGVLGLQGYGAYRPHSNPAYEFIQYRGRTRNGNKLIYRTDLKQMIRVLRQGHRLFYLPDQDYGHNKSVFVPFFAVEEACTTTGTSILANTSKCAIIPGSGFRNSQGKYEIIADKNIEPDYPKKDETAAAAYMNKFVEEIIMRAPEQWMWLHKRFKSLPDETLTNSRYQ; this is encoded by the coding sequence ATGAGTAAAGATAAATACAATCAACCGCCTCCATTTACCCTTTCCTTACTACACCCGAGAAACTGGGGAGTTTGGCTCGGCTTTGGACTGCTCGCATTGATTGTTAATGTTCTCCCTTACCCTCTATTACTGCGCTTGGGGCAAAGCATCGGTCGTTTAGGGATGCGCTTTGGCAAATCCCGTGTACATGTCGCGAGAAGAAACTTCGAACTCGCTTTTCCAGACATGTCACAAAGTGAGATAGACAAAAGCGTTGCAGAAAACTTCAAAAATACCGGTATGGCCTTAATTGAAACTGGGATTACCTGGTTTTGGCCGACATGGCGCTTTAAACGTATTTTACAGACCAAAGACGTTGAAGAGCTAAAACGCTTAGATAAGGAAGGCAAAGGTGTCTTACTTTGTTGTGTTCATGCTCTCAATCTTGAGATCACCGCGCGTGCTTTTGGAGTATTGGGTTTGCAAGGCTATGGCGCTTACCGCCCGCACAGCAACCCTGCCTATGAATTCATTCAATACCGTGGTCGCACACGCAATGGCAACAAACTTATCTACCGTACCGACCTTAAGCAGATGATTCGCGTGTTACGTCAGGGGCATCGCTTATTCTATCTGCCAGATCAAGATTACGGTCACAACAAATCTGTGTTTGTGCCATTCTTTGCCGTTGAAGAAGCCTGCACCACAACAGGGACGAGCATTCTTGCTAACACCAGTAAGTGTGCCATTATCCCGGGCTCTGGCTTTAGAAACAGCCAAGGTAAGTACGAAATTATTGCCGATAAGAATATTGAGCCTGACTACCCGAAAAAAGATGAAACCGCCGCTGCGGCATATATGAATAAATTTGTCGAAGAGATTATTATGCGTGCTCCAGAACAGTGGATGTGGCTACACAAACGCTTCAAGTCGCTGCCAGATGAAACGCTAACCAACTCTCGTTATCAATAG
- the slmA gene encoding nucleoid occlusion factor SlmA — MAGTRKTNRRDEILQALAEMLESNEGASRITTAKLAKQVGVSEAALYRHFPSKARMFEGLIEFIEESLMSRINRILDEEKDTLTRIRLVLQLILAFAERNPGLSRILSGHALMFENERLRDRINQLFERIETSIRQILRERMLREGKAFPVDEKVLAAQLLGQVEGSLNRFVRSDFKYQPTANFEEYWALLSAQIK, encoded by the coding sequence ATGGCCGGAACAAGAAAAACCAACCGCCGAGATGAAATTTTGCAGGCATTGGCTGAAATGCTGGAGTCCAACGAAGGCGCTTCACGCATTACAACCGCAAAACTCGCTAAGCAAGTTGGCGTTTCAGAAGCCGCACTGTACAGACACTTTCCAAGTAAAGCGCGCATGTTCGAAGGCTTAATCGAGTTTATCGAAGAGTCTCTAATGTCGCGCATCAACCGTATTCTGGATGAAGAGAAAGACACTCTGACTCGAATTCGACTCGTACTACAATTGATTCTGGCCTTTGCTGAGCGTAATCCAGGTCTGAGCCGTATCTTGTCAGGTCACGCACTAATGTTTGAAAATGAACGCTTGCGCGACCGTATCAATCAACTATTTGAGCGTATTGAAACCTCTATCCGTCAGATCCTGCGTGAACGTATGCTGCGTGAAGGAAAGGCATTTCCTGTTGATGAGAAGGTATTGGCCGCCCAACTGCTTGGTCAGGTAGAAGGAAGCTTAAACCGATTCGTTCGCTCTGATTTTAAATACCAACCGACTGCAAACTTTGAAGAATACTGGGCACTGTTAAGCGCACAAATTAAGTAA
- the coaBC gene encoding bifunctional phosphopantothenoylcysteine decarboxylase/phosphopantothenate--cysteine ligase CoaBC, which translates to MQTLAGKKILLGISGGIAAYKCAELTRRLIERGAQVQVVMTKAAKEFITPLTMQAVSGRPVSDSLLDPAAEASMGHIELAKWADLVLLAPATADLVARMSAGMGNDLLTTLVLATDSPIAVSPAMNQQMYRNIATQENIATLASRGMHIWGPAAGEQACGDVGPGRMLEPMQLVERCEQFFADKPLKGKSVVITAGPTREAIDPVRYISNHSSGKMGFALAQAAVAQGAKVTLVSGPVSLTTPAGVERIDVDSAQSMYNAAIKQAKTHDIFIGCAAVADYRPEYIAEQKIKKSDDSDQMTITMVKNPDIIASVAALSESRPFTVGFAAETQDVEHYARTKLSKKNLDMICANDVSVEGQGFNSNDNAITVYWKDGKQSLTLASKQQIASQIIMTIADKLEA; encoded by the coding sequence ATGCAAACACTCGCAGGTAAAAAGATCCTATTAGGTATTAGTGGTGGTATCGCTGCTTACAAATGTGCCGAGCTGACTCGCCGCCTTATTGAACGTGGCGCGCAGGTTCAAGTGGTAATGACCAAAGCAGCTAAAGAATTTATTACCCCACTGACCATGCAGGCCGTCTCTGGCAGACCTGTCTCTGATAGCCTACTCGATCCTGCTGCAGAAGCCTCTATGGGCCATATCGAGCTTGCCAAATGGGCTGATCTTGTCCTACTTGCACCGGCAACCGCTGATCTAGTTGCCCGCATGAGCGCGGGTATGGGTAACGATTTACTCACGACATTAGTGCTTGCGACCGACTCACCCATTGCCGTCTCACCAGCAATGAATCAGCAGATGTATCGCAATATCGCCACCCAAGAGAACATCGCAACCCTTGCAAGTCGTGGTATGCATATTTGGGGGCCTGCGGCAGGCGAACAAGCGTGTGGGGATGTGGGCCCTGGGCGCATGTTAGAGCCAATGCAGCTCGTCGAGCGATGTGAACAGTTTTTTGCTGATAAGCCACTGAAAGGTAAATCCGTGGTGATTACGGCAGGCCCAACCCGTGAAGCAATCGACCCTGTGCGTTATATTTCTAACCATAGTTCTGGAAAAATGGGCTTTGCATTAGCGCAAGCTGCAGTGGCACAGGGAGCAAAAGTAACGCTCGTTTCTGGCCCAGTATCCTTAACGACACCAGCAGGTGTAGAGCGCATTGATGTCGACAGTGCGCAAAGCATGTATAACGCTGCCATAAAGCAAGCGAAAACTCATGACATCTTTATCGGCTGCGCCGCAGTTGCTGACTATCGCCCTGAATACATCGCCGAGCAAAAAATCAAAAAGAGCGATGATAGCGATCAAATGACCATCACTATGGTGAAGAATCCCGATATTATCGCTTCTGTCGCTGCTCTCAGTGAATCTCGACCATTTACCGTTGGGTTTGCTGCTGAAACTCAAGACGTAGAACACTACGCACGTACAAAGCTCAGCAAGAAGAATCTTGATATGATTTGTGCTAACGATGTCTCTGTCGAAGGGCAAGGCTTCAATAGCAACGACAACGCAATCACCGTATACTGGAAAGATGGTAAGCAATCACTTACCCTTGCATCGAAGCAACAAATTGCCTCGCAAATCATCATGACAATCGCGGACAAACTAGAAGCGTAA
- the radC gene encoding RadC family protein, which yields MNALPKESMPREKLLSHGPQSLTDAELLAIFLRTGTQGMNVLALSDHLIKEFGSLRALFSADLDLFCRHKGLGVAKYVQLQAVLEMTQRYLAETLKRGNALTSPEQTKLYLSGLLRDKQREEFFVLFLDNQHRVICGEPLFQGTIDAASVYPREVVKRALEHNSAALILAHNHPSGVAEPSQSDRRITRRISDALALVDIRVLDHFVVGDGEIVSFAERGWI from the coding sequence ATGAACGCTTTACCAAAAGAATCCATGCCTAGAGAAAAGCTTCTATCACATGGCCCGCAATCGCTAACGGATGCAGAACTGCTGGCGATATTTTTAAGAACGGGTACTCAAGGAATGAATGTTCTGGCTCTATCAGACCATTTGATTAAGGAATTTGGCTCACTCAGAGCGCTTTTTTCTGCTGATTTAGACCTTTTTTGTCGTCACAAAGGACTCGGTGTCGCTAAATATGTTCAACTGCAAGCAGTACTAGAAATGACCCAACGCTACTTAGCTGAGACGCTAAAGCGCGGTAATGCCTTGACTAGCCCTGAACAAACTAAACTCTATCTATCTGGACTGCTCAGAGATAAGCAGAGAGAAGAATTCTTTGTGCTCTTTTTAGACAATCAACATCGGGTAATATGTGGAGAGCCGCTGTTCCAAGGCACGATAGATGCCGCTTCAGTCTACCCAAGAGAAGTCGTTAAGCGTGCTTTAGAGCACAATTCAGCGGCCTTGATTTTGGCGCACAATCACCCGTCAGGCGTTGCAGAGCCTAGCCAAAGCGATCGACGAATAACCCGCCGAATCAGTGATGCGTTAGCGCTGGTGGACATCCGCGTGCTAGACCACTTTGTGGTTGGCGATGGAGAGATTGTTTCCTTTGCGGAGCGCGGTTGGATTTAA
- the rpmB gene encoding 50S ribosomal protein L28: MSRVCQVTGKRPVTGNNRSHARNATKRRFLPNLQTHRFWVESEKRFVKLRLSAKGMRIIDKKGIDAVLVDIRANGVNV, translated from the coding sequence ATGTCACGAGTATGCCAAGTAACTGGTAAGCGTCCAGTAACGGGTAACAACCGTTCACACGCACGCAATGCTACTAAGCGTCGTTTTCTGCCGAACCTACAAACTCATCGTTTCTGGGTAGAGAGCGAAAAACGTTTTGTTAAACTACGTCTATCTGCTAAAGGTATGCGTATCATCGATAAGAAAGGCATTGATGCTGTTCTTGTTGATATCCGTGCAAACGGCGTAAACGTTTAA
- the rpmG gene encoding 50S ribosomal protein L33 translates to MAKKGVREKIRLVSSAGTGHFYTTDKNKRNMPGKFEIKKFDPVVRQHVMYKEAKIK, encoded by the coding sequence ATGGCAAAGAAAGGCGTACGTGAGAAAATCCGTCTAGTATCTTCTGCAGGTACTGGTCACTTCTACACGACTGATAAGAACAAACGTAACATGCCAGGCAAATTTGAGATCAAAAAGTTTGATCCAGTAGTTCGCCAGCACGTTATGTACAAAGAAGCTAAAATCAAGTAA